The nucleotide window CCGCCAAACTCCTCGGGAATGATCATTCCCATGAAACGGTGCTTTTTGATGAAGTTCCAAACTTCCGGAGGAAGATCACCTTGTTGCTGAACTCGCCACTCATCGAGCATGCCGCAAAGCTCATGCACGGGTCCGTCTAAAAATGCTTTTTCTTTGTCAGAGAGTCCTTGTTTTTTAAATTTCAGTAATTTTTTCCAGTTGGGTTTGCCAGAAAAAAGTTCACCGTCCCACCATACAGTTCCGGCTTGAAGTGCGATGCGTTCGGTATCACCCATGCGCGGCAAAATACCTTTCATGATTTTCATCACCCAGGATGAGATGAGCAATGCGCGCAAGGGGCGGAGGCCGAAGACAAGCGCCCACGCAAGATAGAGCCCAGCCAAGATACGAAATGTGGTGGATTGAATCTGCTCGCTGAGTATCCACGGTAAAAGAGCAATTGCCGCGCCCAGGAGTAATGACAGGTAGGCTCGGCCTACAAACATCAAGCCGATAAAAACAATAACCCCAAGGCCCCAACACAGATAAAATAGCGTGCAATCACACATGTTTATGCTCCTTAATGAATGACGCGAAGCATAACATGACTTTGCTACTTAGAAGATCTTCTTGGGGTAGCTTTGCGTCCGCGAGTTTCAATGGTGCTGGACGTTGAAGGGTCGTGATAGCTCCGCGCTGCTTTGCGCTGAGCTCGGCGTGCGCATCAAAGGCTCTCTATGGATAGGGCAAGCGCCTATTCTGTGCCCATTGAATAAAATAACTAAATAAAATCAATAGAGTTTTGGCGGCACAGTCTTTGCATTTGAGAGTTAGCATGGGAATGCTCGGAGCACTAAAGGCGGCGGGTGGGCAGAGTATCTGCTTCAGCGCTACAATTATACTTTCCAGTTCATGTATGGGAAACGTGGATGGTCCCGGTGGCTCGAATGCCGCGCAGACGGGCGATCCGAACGCTGTTTCCTCGAATAATAGCCAAACAGCCACTGCATCGGGCGATGCGGGCAATGGCGATGCATCAACGCCCGAGACACCGTCTTTTCCAGCAGGTGCGGCATGTCCGTCCTTTGCGATATTGTGTGACGATTTTGAGGCAAGCGGCACACTCAATTTGGATTTATGGACCTCTGATTTCCAAGATGGTGCTGTTGTAATTGATGAAAGCACGGCAGCGGAAGGTTCACGATCGGTGCATGTTTCAGCAGGCAGTGCCAACGGCTTTTGGGGAGGTCAGTCTTTTGCAAACAAAACACCTATCGCTGCGCCCGATCAACAAGTGTATTTGCGGGTCTACATGCGTTTTGAGGACTTAAGTTTACCAGGATGGCATCCGTTTTTTATTACGGCTGTGGGTCCGGACTACAATCCTGATGAATGGTGGCTCCATGCTTCGGTGAGCTTGGCCGCGCTTCGCAATGATTTTGCTATTACGGTGATGGGTTTTGATGAGTCAGCCATTTGGGCAGATGGAGATGCATACAGTGAGCCGGGCGATTCCACGCCGGATTCGGAGCATCAGTTGCAAGCCAATACTTGGTTCTGTTTTGAGATGTTGTTTGATGGACAAAACGATGCCACACAAGTTTGGATCGATGGACAAGAAGTGTCTGATTTTCACACAACCGATGATACTTGGTATAATGACCCCGATCATTGGTCACCTAACTACGATGGCTCGACCTTTAGCTTTGGTGTCAGTACCGACGATGCCCACGCCTATGACATTTGGTATGATGCGCTAGCGATGGCCCATGAGCGTGTTGGTTGCATTGAGTAGTGATCGTTGATTCCTAAAGCTGGCATATCGCGATACAATGCTCGGAGTCTTCATCAAAGGAGCCTTGGTTAAAATCACCAAAGAAGCGCACGTTGAACCCTTGCTGTTGAAGGTTTTCTTTGAGCCACTCTGCTGAGACATAGTGATGAACAATGGATTGGGAAAGCGGTACATAATCTTTGCTGGCAGGAACAAACCGGTAGCGTGCTTCGAGCGAGTGATTTGGCAGACTCCAAAGATGTTGTTCATAGACGTGCCAGCTTTGATCTTCAACATCGATGGTTGTGAGAAAATGGGCATCGGTATCGTGTGTGTCGAAGTTTTCTTCTGCATGGCTCGCGTTCCAGACATCAAACACAAAGATACCGTCATCGGCGAGGTGATTTTTGACTGAGGAAAAGAAGCGAAGTCGTTCTTGAGGGCTGCTTAGACAGTACAATGTATTGAAGGGAGACAGGATGGCATCGAAGCGTTGATCTGTTTTGAAGTCAATCATGTTTTGTTGAAGGAAAGCGGCTTCGGGTACTCTTTTTTTTGCGCGAGCGAGAAGGGCTTCATCCTGATCGAGACCGGTGAGTTTTCGTTTGCTTTTCTTAAAGCATGCAGCATTCGTCCCGATCCACATCCAAGTTCAAGGATGTTGAATTTGTTTCTACAAAGCGCTTTGTAAAAAGCGATGTCGCCGGGGCTGCCATAGTGCAGCGCTTCGTACAGAAGTGCATCAAGTTGTGGATTCATGAATTTTCACCTTAAAAATCTTAGTGTTCATTGGCCTAAAAGAAAAGTGCGAAAAAATCCTCCTTCAGGTAGAGTTCCACGCATGCATGCATTTAGTGGGGGAGTGTTTAGCGATAGCCTCGAAAGAGGGCGCTCTGTTGCAAAGTTGCAAATCAAAGCAGAAGGTATCTGCGCTGAAACAGAGACGCAGTCGTTTATGATTCCTTACTCGGAGCTTCACGCTGAAGTAGGCGGAGCAAGTGGCAAGATGGTGTTTTGCCGCAATGCCGAGCGCAGCGTGACGGTGTACAGCGAAGAGAGGGGTTTTTTGAGTGCCCTGGCGCGCTCAAGCAAAGGCCCTTCTCAGAAGCAGTTGCAAACGCTTGTTGAGGCGATGGCTCGCAAAAGCATGCAGGTTAAGGTTGGCTGGAGCATTCTTGGAGTTGTGGCTTTTGCATTGAGCATGGCTGTGTTTGTGATCGTTGTGAAAACATCATGGCTTAAGGATGCAATTCCTACGCAAGTGGACAAAGAGCTTGGCAAAGTAGGCATGGCGCAGATGCGCGGCGACTTGCCGCTTAGCGACGCCAAAGTCGCCCGTGATGCGCTTGAAGTAATTTTGAAACGGCTAGAGCCTTTAGCAGACCCTAAAGGGCGCTGGAAATTTGATTTGAAACTGGTCGATCGTTCGATGGTTAACGCTTTTGCACTGCCCGGCGGTCAGATGATCGTCTTTCGTGGTTTAGTGCAAAATGCGGAGCATCCAGACGAAGTGGCAGCGGTATTGGCTCACGAGATGTCTCATGTCACACGAAGGCATGGTGTAACGCGCTTGCTGCGTTCCGTAGGGATTGTTGGCGTGGTCGAGGTTTTGGTCGGTGATGTGGGTGGTGTTTTGGCGATGGCTAAAGAGCTGCTAACGCTTTCCACCATCAACAACTACAGTCGCGTGCAGGAATCAGAGGCGGATGCAGATGCAATTCGTATCATGCATCAAGCGGGACTCGATCCCTTTGCGTTGGCTCGTTTCTTTGAGCGGCTCGAGAAAAAACAAGGCGATATTCCTGACTATCTTGAGTGGATGAGTAGCCATCCCAGTCACAAGGAGCGCATCAAGGCAGTCGAAAGGTATCGGCCCAAGACCTCGTTTCACCCAAAGGAGCTAGCAATCGATTGGGATGCGGTTCAAGCTTCGTTTGGCAAAATGTCCTCTACAAAAGAAGAAAAAGCAGTACCTAAAGGAAAAGAGAATGGAAGCTGATATTCGTTACAAACCTTCGTTTGCCGCAATATTTCTCAAGTTAGTTCCAGGCGAATTCATCATGGCTGAGGCAGATGCCATGGTCAGCATGGACGAAGGCACTCAGATTAGAACCAAGTTTAATGGTGGTTTTTTGCCGGCTCTGCTAAGGCGCATTTTTGGTAAAGAATCTATGTTTGTTAACGTCTTTAGTTGTCCCAAGCACAAAGCAAGTTCGGATCTCGTGCTGAGTCAGGCCTTTCCCGGAGACATTGTACCGATCGAATTGCATGGCACCATGATGTACTTGCAGCCCGGCGCATTTGTCGCGTGTACAAGTGGTATCAAACTTGGTGTGGGCTATGCCGGTATTCGTAGCTGGATCAATCGAGAAGGTTTGTTTCGGCTTAAGGTTTCTGGTCGCGGCATCGTTTGGATCGGAGCCTACGGCGGCATCTTCGAGCGTGAAGTTCAAAATGAATACATCGTCGATACAGGGCACTTGGTTGCCTATGAGCCTACTCTATCGATTGGCTTGGGCCTTGCAGGTGGGGTGTTTTCCAGTTTTTTTGGCGGCGAGGGGCTTGTGGCGCGCATGCGTGGCCAGGGCAAGATTTACATGCAATCGCGCAGCATGGATGGCCTTGCCGCGTGGACCAACGCGCATTTGTACTAAATGAGGAACTAGATCATGCAAGTAGAAATCACAAAACGTCCTGCTGCGGCAATCGCAAAGGTTCGCTTGTCTTTAGGCGAGACCTTGACGGCTGAAGTGGGATCGATGGTAGCGATGTCTACGGGACTTCAAGTTGAAACCAGTAGCCTTAAGCGAGGCGGCGGAAGCCTATTAAAGCTACGTCGCATATTTGCAGGAGAGAGTTTTTTCTTAAATCACTTCACTGCACAGACTGAAGGCCAAGAAATTTTTGTGGGACCCAAGAACATTGGCGACGTGATTCACCATCGTTTGGAAAGTGCTTCGATGATCGTGCAAGGCTCAAGCTGGCTTGCTTCAACACATGGCATCGATATTGACGCCACCTGGCAGGGGATCACGGCAGGACTGTTTGGCGGTGAAGGTTTGTTTTGGGTCAAATGCAGTGGCAGTGGTGATTTGCTCCTAAATAGTTTTGGCGCAATTTACGAAATTGATGTGAAGGACAACTACGTCGTAGACACCGGACATATTGTGGCCTTTGAAGATACCTTGCGTTTTAGCGTGGGCAAGGCCACGGGGAGTTGGATTGGATCCTTTCTTGGTGGTGAAGGTCTAGTGTGTAAGTTCTCAGGGCAAGGCAAGCTTTATTGTCAAACCCACAACCCGCCCTCGTTTGGAAAACTGCTTGGCCCAAAATTGAAACCGAGGAATTAAAAGCATGAGTGAAGCATTGCAATTTAATATTGAACAACAGCCTGACTTTGCATTGCTTTCGGTGCAACTTCAGCCGGGACAAAAGATCCAAGCCGAGCCTTCGGCGATGGCTTCGATGGATCCATCGGTGCACATGAAAGCAGGGCTTAAAGGTGGGCTCATGAAATCCCTTGGGCGTGCTTTTGGTGGGGAAAGCATGATCGTTAACACCTTTACTGCCAAAGGGCGGCCTTCGGAAGTGACTTTTGCACCTGGTCCGATGGGCGATATCAATCACTACCGTCTGCAAGGTCAGACCCTCTACCTGCAAAGGGGCTCTTATCTTGCAAACACTGAAGGGGTGCAGATCACTGGTTCTTGGCAGGGCGCCAAAGGATTTTTTTCAGGTGAAGGCTTGGTGCTTCTTCAGGCGACGGGTGAGGGGGATGTGTTTTTCAACACCTACGGCGGCCTTATCGAAATCGATGTGCAAGGTCACTACATCGTTGATACGGGTTATATTGTTGCCTTCGAAGAGACGCTTAATTACAAAGTTGGCATCATGCCGGGTTTGAATCTTTCCTCCAAACTTAAAACTTTCTTCTTTGGTGGCGAAGCGTTGGTGTGTACGTTTTCCGGGCAAGGAAAGCTGTGGATTCAAACGCGAGCAGTGCGACCCTTTTTGCGCTTTCTGCACCCGTTTAGGCCTCGAAAAAAGCGTGGCTAGAAGCTAAACATGCCATTTGCTCAGGCTTTTGTTATGCTCATGGGCAATGAAGGAAGCATCCAAATACCAAGTCATCTTTATGGCTTCGATTTTTTTCCTTGTAGCTTGTGGTGATGATTCGGACTCCAAAGGCAATAACGATAGTGGGGTTGATGCTCAAAATGATGCAACATCACTCTACGATGCCGCAAACACGGATGATCGTTGCAAAAACGGTCCGCTGAGCGAGCCGCTTGCCGATTGCATGCCGTCTTCTGCAGTTGCCAGTGATGATCTGCTGCAAGACTGCGTTGATCGAATCAATCAATTGCGCTGGGAATGTCAATGCTTGCCACCTTTGCAGCGCTGGGCCGAAGGAGAGGCTTGCGCCGCAGAGCATGCAGAATATGACATAACACATGGTGCGCACGCGGGCTTTGGTGACGAAATTTGTTCATCGGGTGGCCGTGCGCAAAATGAATGTCCGGGTCGTGCCACCAACTCAGCGGTGATCGATTCATGTTTGCAACAGATGTGGAATGAAGGCCCTGGCGAGCCTTACGCCCAGCATGGCCATTATATCAACATGACCAATGAAGCTTACACCAAAGTCGCTTGCGGCTTTGCAGATGGCGGTGATAGCGGTATCTGGTCGGTACAGAATTTTAATTAATGTCATGAGTCCACTGGATCTTCAAAACTACATTCATCAGCACATCCCATTAACCCAAGCGATGGGAATTGCGGTGCATCTCGGCACTTCGGAAAAAGTGATTCTTTGGGCACCGCTTACGCCCAATCTCAATCATAAAAAAACAGCTTTTGGTGTAAGCATTGTTGGGCTTTGCACGGTGAGTGCTTGGGCATTGCTCTTTTTGTTTTGCAAAGAAGCTGGGGCTCGAACGGAAATTGTAATTCAAGATAGTCGAATGCGCTACTTGCGACCCGTGCACAATGATTTTGTGGCTACATCGCTAGCTCCGAAGCCTGCATCGCAGACAGAATTTATTGAGACGCTCAAAGAAAAGGGCAAAACCACGATTCGTTTGCGCAGTGTGCTTAGCGAGGAGAACAGCGATGATATGGCTGCTATCTTTGATGGTGTATTTGTGGCTCAACAGGTTTAGTCAGTTAGGCCATGAGTGAGAATTTAAAAAAGCAAGCGCCTATTACGGTCTATTCCTATCGTCGTTGCCCCTTTGCGATGCGTGTGCGCTTTACTTTACATGAAAAAGGCGTGCCCTTCAGTGTAGTTGAAGAAAAGCTACGTGATTTTTCTAAAGAGTTACGCAAGATGCATCCGGAAGCCAAAGTTCCTGTGCTCGTGCATGGTGATCTTGTGCTTTATGAGTCGGCTATCATCACCGAATACCTCGATGAGATATTCCCTGAGCCAAGTTTTATGCCCGATCGTCCAGACGCGCGCGCGAAAGTGCGCCTTTGGACCTATTGGTGCAACCATATCTTTAAGCCCGAGGTCGACCGTTACAAATATGGACCATCACGATTAAGCGACGATGAAGTTAAAGAAGCCACACGGCTTTTATTTGAGCATCTCGAAAAGCTAGAAAATCAGCTTAGTAAAACACCGTATCTTATGGGCGATGCGATGAGCCTGGCTGATATTCATGTTTTTCCATTTGTAAGGCAATTATCTAAAGTCAGCCCTGAGCACC belongs to Myxococcales bacterium and includes:
- a CDS encoding class I SAM-dependent methyltransferase; the encoded protein is MWIGTNAACFKKSKRKLTGLDQDEALLARAKKRVPEAAFLQQNMIDFKTDQRFDAILSPFNTLYCLSSPQERLRFFSSVKNHLADDGIFVFDVWNASHAEENFDTHDTDAHFLTTIDVEDQSWHVYEQHLWSLPNHSLEARYRFVPASKDYVPLSQSIVHHYVSAEWLKENLQQQGFNVRFFGDFNQGSFDEDSEHCIAICQL
- a CDS encoding M48 family metallopeptidase, producing the protein MHAFSGGVFSDSLERGRSVAKLQIKAEGICAETETQSFMIPYSELHAEVGGASGKMVFCRNAERSVTVYSEERGFLSALARSSKGPSQKQLQTLVEAMARKSMQVKVGWSILGVVAFALSMAVFVIVVKTSWLKDAIPTQVDKELGKVGMAQMRGDLPLSDAKVARDALEVILKRLEPLADPKGRWKFDLKLVDRSMVNAFALPGGQMIVFRGLVQNAEHPDEVAAVLAHEMSHVTRRHGVTRLLRSVGIVGVVEVLVGDVGGVLAMAKELLTLSTINNYSRVQESEADADAIRIMHQAGLDPFALARFFERLEKKQGDIPDYLEWMSSHPSHKERIKAVERYRPKTSFHPKELAIDWDAVQASFGKMSSTKEEKAVPKGKENGS
- a CDS encoding TIGR00266 family protein, whose amino-acid sequence is MEADIRYKPSFAAIFLKLVPGEFIMAEADAMVSMDEGTQIRTKFNGGFLPALLRRIFGKESMFVNVFSCPKHKASSDLVLSQAFPGDIVPIELHGTMMYLQPGAFVACTSGIKLGVGYAGIRSWINREGLFRLKVSGRGIVWIGAYGGIFEREVQNEYIVDTGHLVAYEPTLSIGLGLAGGVFSSFFGGEGLVARMRGQGKIYMQSRSMDGLAAWTNAHLY
- a CDS encoding TIGR00266 family protein, with the translated sequence MQVEITKRPAAAIAKVRLSLGETLTAEVGSMVAMSTGLQVETSSLKRGGGSLLKLRRIFAGESFFLNHFTAQTEGQEIFVGPKNIGDVIHHRLESASMIVQGSSWLASTHGIDIDATWQGITAGLFGGEGLFWVKCSGSGDLLLNSFGAIYEIDVKDNYVVDTGHIVAFEDTLRFSVGKATGSWIGSFLGGEGLVCKFSGQGKLYCQTHNPPSFGKLLGPKLKPRN
- a CDS encoding TIGR00266 family protein → MSEALQFNIEQQPDFALLSVQLQPGQKIQAEPSAMASMDPSVHMKAGLKGGLMKSLGRAFGGESMIVNTFTAKGRPSEVTFAPGPMGDINHYRLQGQTLYLQRGSYLANTEGVQITGSWQGAKGFFSGEGLVLLQATGEGDVFFNTYGGLIEIDVQGHYIVDTGYIVAFEETLNYKVGIMPGLNLSSKLKTFFFGGEALVCTFSGQGKLWIQTRAVRPFLRFLHPFRPRKKRG
- a CDS encoding YiiD C-terminal domain-containing protein; the protein is MSPLDLQNYIHQHIPLTQAMGIAVHLGTSEKVILWAPLTPNLNHKKTAFGVSIVGLCTVSAWALLFLFCKEAGARTEIVIQDSRMRYLRPVHNDFVATSLAPKPASQTEFIETLKEKGKTTIRLRSVLSEENSDDMAAIFDGVFVAQQV
- a CDS encoding glutathione S-transferase family protein → MSENLKKQAPITVYSYRRCPFAMRVRFTLHEKGVPFSVVEEKLRDFSKELRKMHPEAKVPVLVHGDLVLYESAIITEYLDEIFPEPSFMPDRPDARAKVRLWTYWCNHIFKPEVDRYKYGPSRLSDDEVKEATRLLFEHLEKLENQLSKTPYLMGDAMSLADIHVFPFVRQLSKVSPEHPAFAKSSAVLSWLNVIVARPSFGATMEKQG